The following are encoded in a window of Longimicrobium sp. genomic DNA:
- a CDS encoding DMT family transporter — MWIVFALVAAIGTAAHSFSLKLTAARGGVVVSTVAYRLVGGALLCGAVSATGGWPPLTPGFWRAMGMVLVPEVLGMVLMTLALRGGELSVIQPLSGLLPPLVMLGGFAFLGEVPTPFAAAGVAMVTLGIYCIGLRPGGSALDPLRALAASRASWYAVGSFVAFSFATLVHKLGIAEVGPFPWGAALSLGSAAVLAAGLPWMMWREPAGLGLPARVMPWAWLVVLAGTTFAVQVAGLQLAFRLAQAGYVMAVSSTSILIATALGIGLLGERSAARTRAAGALLVTSGAALIALLG, encoded by the coding sequence ATGTGGATTGTCTTTGCGCTGGTGGCGGCCATCGGGACGGCCGCGCACAGCTTTTCGCTCAAGCTCACCGCGGCGCGCGGGGGCGTCGTGGTTTCGACGGTGGCGTACCGGCTGGTGGGAGGCGCGCTGCTGTGCGGAGCCGTGTCGGCGACGGGCGGATGGCCGCCGCTGACCCCGGGCTTCTGGCGGGCCATGGGGATGGTGCTGGTTCCGGAGGTGCTGGGGATGGTGCTGATGACGCTTGCCCTGCGCGGCGGCGAGCTGTCCGTCATCCAGCCGTTGAGCGGCTTGCTGCCCCCGCTGGTGATGCTGGGCGGCTTCGCCTTCTTGGGCGAGGTGCCCACGCCGTTCGCGGCGGCGGGTGTGGCAATGGTCACGTTGGGCATCTACTGCATCGGCCTGCGGCCGGGCGGCTCGGCGCTGGACCCGCTTCGCGCCCTCGCTGCCTCCCGCGCCAGCTGGTACGCCGTCGGCTCTTTCGTGGCGTTCAGCTTTGCCACGCTGGTGCACAAGCTGGGGATCGCCGAGGTGGGGCCGTTTCCGTGGGGCGCCGCGCTGTCGCTGGGGTCGGCGGCGGTGCTGGCGGCGGGGCTGCCGTGGATGATGTGGAGGGAGCCGGCCGGCCTCGGCCTGCCCGCGCGGGTGATGCCGTGGGCCTGGCTCGTCGTGCTGGCGGGAACCACCTTCGCCGTTCAGGTCGCGGGGCTTCAGCTGGCGTTCCGGCTTGCGCAGGCCGGCTACGTGATGGCCGTATCCAGCACCAGCATCCTGATCGCGACGGCCCTCGGCATCGGCCTCCTGGGCGAGCGCTCCGCCGCCCGCACCCGCGCCGCCGGGGCGCTGCTCGTCACCAGCGGCGCGGCGCTGATCGCACTGCTGGGCTAG